The Medicago truncatula cultivar Jemalong A17 chromosome 7, MtrunA17r5.0-ANR, whole genome shotgun sequence genome includes the window GTAGACCAAATGGAAGATAGTCCAATAGTAAGAGGTAAAGGGAAACCATAGAAAGCTATAGGTCAAATCATTAAGAAGGATTTCAGAGTAAATGGTCTATCGTTATAGATAATTAACGATATGGATATTATGATGTCATTTGATTCATGTAACTAACCCCGAACTGATGAGAAAAGGCTTTGATCGCCTCTGTAGTTGTTCTTGTTGTGTAATCGAAGCTAACTTATTACTTTTTTGGATTTACATATGAATTTTCTCTATTAGGTGACCCATGACAATCTCTATAACATGGTTCTTATGTCTTTGTCATATAGTATGAATGCTTAGTGGAAGGTTGCGGTTTGAAATTCAAAAGCTACAAAAGTAGGCAGCACCATCTAGTTGACAAGCATAAATTCCCGACGTCATTCGAGTTTTTCAAGAAGGCTCTTCCTTCAAAGAAACACAGGATAAAGTCTCAACGCAAAAAGCCTTCTCAAAAGGAGGATACTTCAGGAATGATGGAAGTGGAAAATGCAGCTATGGATGACCTCGTTTCAGCAGTATCTAGATTAAATACTTCAGACACCGCTCCTTCCTCTATCAGCTTTGGTCGCCGTAACACCAAAGGCATGTCATTTGTCCCTCGAGCTGTTCAGCGTGGGAAGGGATCTAACTCAGGCTCATCTGTTACTAAGAAATAAGCTTACACTTGAATCAATCTGCATTAATGTGATTGCTTAATCATCAATCTTCGGATGCTGTCCCGTTGTAAAATTGCTCGATACCAGGGTTGAAGATCAGAAAATAGAATCGTGCTGGAGGATGTAATAACAGCATGCTTTTATTATGTAAGTGTCACTAACATAGGTTTTGAGCCCATGCAAATTATATATGCTAATTATGTGGAGTTTTTGAGTTTCTATTTAGAGTGATGTTGTTCTGTTTAGCTTATATTCTCTTTGGTGCATAACAAGTCTGTTATTATAGTTGAAAGAAATCACTCTTACAGCTTTTTGTATGTTTGTCTGTCTTTGCAAATAAATACCAAGCTTTGCAAATGGTGCCATCTTCTTGTTGACATTTATTGTGATTAATACTCCTGTTAATTTCAGCATTCTTATATTCTTACAAGAGGTTACCACTATACTACCTAATATGTGTCCATTCTCaaattactatatatatttattattttttaaatatattcctAATTAATAAGtattactaatttatttttccttcaaaaaaaagtattactaatttattttgtaattccAAAGTTAActatgattaatattttttttaagtaatgaAGTAAATATAATTAATCTTAGAACTTTAACTAAAGGATAATTTAGGATCATAATGTGGATATattggatatttttttaatatatattaaaatgacGGTCGTCATTGGTTTTATTTTCAACCCAATATCACTTGGATGAGATGATAATATATCTCTTTGAACTTAACCAGAGGTCGTGAGTTCGAACCCAATTGTTGAAATGATGCATTCTAAAATCTCTTGAGGGAGAGTTTTGCCACTCATTATGATTCCTTCTGACTCGAGGGATTAATCTTTGTGCGCAGACAATTTTTGGAttacgcaaaaaaaaaaattgactttatttttCCCTATTACATACGAGTTTTAAAATCGAGGGGGAAACAATCCACTATTTTTACCattgtttttaattcaattcATGTCTGATGCCATGGTTCAACTTTGCCCTCTGTGACCAGCAATGCTAAGTCAACTTTGAAATTCATATACTAACTTGATTCAGCagtaatattttttcttcatcttatttatttatacagtttTCTTTTGCTTTGTTCAACTATCACTTTGGTGTCTCTTACATCATTTGAGTGGACTAATTGTTCATATAGGCATAGCTCAAGTAGTTGTACTATGTTATTTGAGTTtagtctctaaaaaaattaccaaattaTTTGCCttcatattttacaaaaaattgataCTTTTAGGCCGTGCACAGAGAGAGAAtataaattgattaaaatatttataggaatataaaacatatttaaactaaagttataaaattaagtattgaaatatttttcttgaaaaattattCATCTCACAAATTAAGGTGACAATGTCTAAATGAAggtaattttagaaaaaagtcATAACCATCACAAAAAAGTGCCACTTCTAACTCTTAACACCTAAGAAATTGGTTTTCATCTCCATGCATCGTTTCTCCATCATCACATTACTCACTCATTCAAACCTCACCATACTCAAATATTCATCCAACACAACACACTCATCAACATTATGCAATCTTTAATTCCAAAATCATTCCATAAAAAGAAACACCCAAACACATCCCATTTCAACAACCAATGTTATCTCTACGTCATAGCAATAACTGCAGCAGCCACCATCCTCTTCTTGTTCTATTCCTGGTATTCAGATCCCACACACTTATGCTCCACGGCTGGATCCCTCACGACAGCCCAAACCATCATCGCCGAGGAATTCCACATTTCGGCTATCCCTCTCGTGACAATCTTCCACTATGCAACGACGGGTGACATTCCCCAATTGTCTAAAGGTGAGATCCGAAGACCATTCGACGTGTTACAATCCCTAGCGCCATGCAACTTTCTCGTGTTTGGAATTGGTCACGACGCGCTCATGTGGGATTCGTTTAATCCACGTGGCATCACGCTATATCTCGAAGAAGATCCTAAGTGGACCATTTCTGCCTTCAAACGCTTTCCTGTCCTACGTGCACATACCGTGCGTTATAACACGCGCCTCAGTGAGGCTAAAGCACTTCTCTCATCCTACAAGAAGGATTGTGGTGGCATCACCGCAGACAGTCACCCACTAAAAGATGATCGTCGGTGTAGGCTTGCATTGGGCGAGCTGCCAAAAGAGGTGTACGATCGGGATTGGGATGTGATTATGATCGATGCACCAAGGGGATATTTTCCCTCGGCTCCGGGGAGGATGGGGGTGATATATTCCGCGGCAGTGATGGCGCGTGGGAGGAAAAAAGCCGGTGTGACGCATGTGTTTCTTCATGATGTGGATAGGGAGGTtgagaaactttatgctaaggAGTTTTTGTGCATGAAATATAGAGTTGGTGGTATTAGGAGACTTTGGCATTTTGTTATTCCACCTGCTGTAAATGTTACTGATACTGCACTTGGATTTTGTGCATGAATAGTTgtattgttaatttatttttttctttgaagagtTTGTTCTAACATTTGCTGTCTTCTAACGTTTTTAATTGTGAAAAACAAAGTAatgtttatacaattttttacgACAATACAAATATTGAGATATATCATATTATGACATGCCCCAAGATTGAGTGCAACAACCTCATAGTATCATCATAAATTGGGCTAAACCAATGCAAAATGCATCACATACTACAAACTCTGCTTCCTCAGATTCTAGAAGTAAGAAGTCTAAATGAAGTGAAGTAATAATACAACAACACATCGTGGAATAATATGCATTTGGCTGATAGGTGAAGTAACACATGATACTTAATTACACTTGGAATAAGGTAACTCTTAACA containing:
- the LOC25497816 gene encoding probable methyltransferase At1g27930, which gives rise to MQSLIPKSFHKKKHPNTSHFNNQCYLYVIAITAAATILFLFYSWYSDPTHLCSTAGSLTTAQTIIAEEFHISAIPLVTIFHYATTGDIPQLSKGEIRRPFDVLQSLAPCNFLVFGIGHDALMWDSFNPRGITLYLEEDPKWTISAFKRFPVLRAHTVRYNTRLSEAKALLSSYKKDCGGITADSHPLKDDRRCRLALGELPKEVYDRDWDVIMIDAPRGYFPSAPGRMGVIYSAAVMARGRKKAGVTHVFLHDVDREVEKLYAKEFLCMKYRVGGIRRLWHFVIPPAVNVTDTALGFCA